The Streptomyces laurentii region AGGGGATGAAGGGGCGGCTCGGAGCGGCCGGGGGTGAGGCTGGAGGGGGTGGTGATGACTGTGTAAGCAAGTCGACTTATCCCCAGGTCGAGGTGTGTCCCTGTGGATAACTAGAGGTGAGCTGGGGAACACGCCCCCGGCCTTCGCTCTCGGCCCTCCGGCCCCGGTTTCAGGCCCGGCCGTCCTGCGCGCGCGCCAGCCAGTCCGAGGCCGCCGTGAACGCGGTGTCCGAGGTCCCGCGCCGCAGCGGCGGCAGATCCCCGGCCTCGACGCCCGCCCGCGGATACGAGCCGAGGAAACGCACCTTCGGGCACATGCGCTTCAGCCCCATCAGCGCCTCCCCGACCCGGCGGTCGGAAATGTGGCCCTCGGCGTCGACGGCGAAGCAGTAGTTGCCGATGCCCGCGCCCGTCGGACGGGACTGGATCAGCATCAGGTTGACCCCGCGGACCGCGAATTCCTGGAGGAGTTCGAGCAGGGCACCCGGGTGGTCGTCGCCGAGCCACAGCACCACCGAGGTCTTGTCGGCGCCCGTCGGCGCCGCCGGGCGGGCCGGCCGGCCCACGAGTACGAAGCGCGTCTCGGCGTTCTCGGCGTCGTGGATCTCGGTGACCAGGGGTTCGAGGCCGTACGTCGCCGCCGCGAACTCGCCCGCGAAGGCCGCGTCGAACCGGCCCTCCTGCACCAGCCGGGCCCCGTCCGCGTTGGAGGCGGCCGACTCCCACACCGCGTCCGGCAGATGGGCCCGCAGCCAGTTCCGCACCTGCGGCTGGGCGACCGGGTGCCCGGTGACCGTCTTGATCTCCGAGAGCTTCGTCCCGGGCCGTACGAGCAGCGCGAACGCGATCGGCAGCAGCACCTCGCGGTAGATCATCAGCGGCTCGCCGGACGCCAGCTCGTCCAGGGTCGCGGTCACCCCGCCCTCGACCGAGTTCTCGATCGGGACGAGCGCCGCGGCCGCCTCCCCGTTGCGTACGGCGTCCAGCGCGGCCGGCACCGAGACCATCGGGACGAGCACCCGCGTCGCGGCCTCGGGCAGCGTGCGCAACGCGGCCTCCGTGAACGTGCCTTCGGGACCGAGATACGTATACCGGGTGGCTGACATGCGAGTCACCCTAACGGCAGCGGGCCCCGGTCCCGGGGCCCGTCCACGCCTTGGCACCCGGTCCCGGCGGCCTGCCGGGACCGTGCACGATCACCTGGGGACTACGCCTCCAGGAGCCGCTGTCCCACGTACTCGCCCGTCGCCGGTCCGCCCGGCGCCGCGAACAGACCGCTCGTCTCGTGCCGGATGAACGCGGACAGCGCGTCGCCCCGGTCGAGCTTGCGCTGCACCGGCACGAAGCCGCGCAGCGGGTCCGCCTGCCAGGCGATGAACAGCAGTCCGGCGTCCGGCGTCCCGTCCGCCCCGATCCCGTCGTGGTACGAGAACGGACGGCGCAGCATCGCCGCCCCGCCATTTTGTGCGGGGGCGGAAATCCGGGAGTGCGCGTTGTTCGGGATGACGGTCTTGCCGTCCGCGCCGAGCTTGTTCAGATCGAGCGGGGTCGTCTCCGAGCCGCCGGAGAGCGGCGCGCCGTCCGACTTCCGCCGGCCGATCACCTGCTCCTGCTCCGGCCGGCTCAGCCCCTCCCAGTCGTCGAGCAGCATCCGGATCCGCCGGACGACCGCGTAGGAGCCGCCCGCCATCCACGCCTGGGCGCCGGACGCGCCGTCGGGGACGAAGATCCGCTGGTCGAAGCTGGACTGGGCGGGGACGGGGTTGTTGGTGCCGTCGACCTGGCCCATCAGGTTCCGGGCGGTCATCGGCTTGGCGGTGGCGCCGGCCGAGCGGTTGAAACCGTTCATCTGCCAGCGCACCCGGGCCGCCCCGGCCGCGTCCTTCTGGACGGCGCGCAGCGCGTGGAAGGCGACGAGCGCGTCGTCCGCGCCGATCTGCACCCACAGATCGCCCTCCGACCGCTTGGGGTCGAGGACGTCGGAGGAGAAGGCGGGCAGCGGGTCGAGCTGCGCGGGACGGCGGGCGGTGAGCCCGGTGCGGTCGAAGAAGGTACGGCCGAAGCCGAACGTCAGCGTCAGGGAGGAAGGGCCGGCGTCCAGCGAGATGTCCGTGTCGGCGCCGTTCGCCGGCTTGCCCTCCATCAGCGTCCCGGCCGTCGTCGACCAGCGGCGCAGCAGCGCGGCGGCCTCCTTGCGCCCCGCGCCCGGCACGAGGTCGAAGGCGATCAGATGGCCGCGGGACTGCAGCGGCGTGGTGATCCCCGCTTGATGTTTCCCGTGAAACATCACCTCGGTCGACCCGACCGTCGTGAGGGCGGGCGCACTGGGGGCGCTCTCCCCCGAGACGGCCGAGGCGATGCCGGCGCCGCTGACCGCGCCGACCACCAGGCCGCCGGCCCCGGCCGCGCCGAGGGTGCCGAGCACCCGGCGCCGGGACATCTCCACGGTGGTGCCGTCGTTCCCAGGGGTGTCGTCGGACGTGTTCACAGGCGTGCTCACAGGCGTTCTTTTGGGCTTGCTCACGGGTCAGCCGATCTTCACGTTCTTCTCGATGGTGGTCTGGTCGATATCGGAGGTACGGACCGTCACCCGCATCAGCCACTCGCCCGGCATCGGCAACTGGACGCCGGACGCGCTCCAGTGGCCGGTCTGGATGCGGTCGGGCACGACCGGGAGCGGGCCGATGCCCTTGGCCGTCAGAGTGAAGGCGACCTTCACCTCCGGGACGTCCAGGGCACTCCCGTCGGGCCGTACGACATAGATGTGCAGCGCGTTGGCCCCCGTACGGCCGGGGTCGAGGGTGAGCTGCACGGTGCCCTTGCCGTTCGCGCCGCCCGTGTCGAAGGGCAGCCGGACGTCGACGGGACGGTTCGGGACGGCGGGGGCGCCGGCCGCGGTCCGGGCCGGGCCCGCCTCCTCCTCGGTACGGGCGGGTTCGGTGGAGGTCAGGACGGTCGTCACGGCGAGCAGGACGACGGCGACGGAGGCCTCGGTGAGCACCGAGCGGCGCAGTCCGGACCGTTCGGGGTCGGCGTCCCGCTCCTTCTTCCGGCGGGCGGTGGCGACGGCGGCCCGCTGCCGGGCGAGCTGCTCGGCCCGCTCGGCGTCCACCTCGGCGGCCTCGGCGGCCTCGTCCGCTTCGACGACATCCGTCGGCTCCTCGCCGGTGGCCTCGGCATCGCTTCCCGCCGCGGCCCCGGTCCCGTCTCCGGCCGGGGCCGGTTCCCCGAGGCGCCGGACCCAGCGCCGCGATATCCAGCCGATGCCCAGGAGGACGGCGACCAGACCGGCCTTGACCAGGAGCAGCTGCCCGTACCGGGTGCCGGTCAGCGCCGACCAGGTGCCCACCTGCCGCCAGGACTGGTAGATCCCGGTGGCGGCGAGGACGACGACCGCGCCGAACGCGAGCGTCGAGTAGCGCTCGACCGCCGCCCGGCCGAGGGCGGCCGGAGCGCGGTGGAGTGCCACGAGCAGCGTGGCCAGGCCGCCCAGCCAGACCGCGACGGCCAGCAGGTGCAGGATGTCGACGGGCATGGCGATGCCCGGCTGGAGCCCGGTCGAGGCGTGCTCGGCGAGGGCCCAGGTCCCGGCGACACCGGCGGCGACCACGGTCCCGCCGAGGGCGAGCCCGAAGGTGAGGTCGCGGTGGTCCGCCTCCTCGCGCCGCCGGGCATACGCGCCGAACAGCACGGCCACGAACAGCGCCGCCGCGCCGAGCAGCAGCAGCCGCGAGGAGAGCGCGGCCCCGGTCTTGGTCTCCAGGACGGCCCGCAGCCCGCCCAGGTCGAAGACGTCGGCGAGCCTGCCGGTACGGGTGTACGGGTGCCGTAGGAGCAGCAGGGCCAGGGTGGCGGCGGTCAGCGTGAGCCAGCCGCGGACCACCAGCTTCTGTACGGGCCGTACGGCCGCGCCGCCCGGCCAGCAGGCCAGGACGAAGGCGCCGCCGCCGACGAGGACGACGAAGCCGGCGTACGCGAGGTAGCGCGCGATCCCGTACAGCGCGCCGACGAGTCCGCCGCCCACCGCCGTGTCGGGGAGGGAGACGGCGGTCTTCGAGGGGGCGCCGACGGAGAAGGTGAAGGCGCCGGAGATCGGATGGCTGTCGGCCGAGACGGTCTGCCAGGCCACGGTGTAGGTGCCGTCGGGCAGGCCGGGCAGCAGGGCGACCCCGTAGCGGACGGTCGAGTTGCTGCACAGGTCGCGGATCTCGCCGGTGTCGACACGCTTGCCCGCCGGGTCGAGTACCCGGAGGGAGTCGTCGCTCATGGCGACCTGCTCGGAGAAGGTGAGGTTGACCTCCTTGGGGGCGGTGGCGATCACCGCCCCGTCCTGCGGGTCGCTGCCGGTCAGCGCCGCGTGCGCGGACGCGGGGCCCGCCGTGGCGAGCAGCGTGCCCAGGAGCGCGGCGACGACGAGCAGCAGCCGGGCGAGAGCCGGCCCGAGGCGCGGGGCGGTGGTCAGCATGGGTGGGTCACTCCCTCACAGGGCTCAGTGCTGCTTCGGGTTGTGGTTGGGCGCCTCGACCGGGAGGTCGACCTTGATGGCGTCGGACTTCTCGAAGTGCAGCTCGATGGCGACCTTCTCGCCCTGCTTGGGCTTCTGCTTCAGCTGCATGAACATGATGTGGTTGCCCCCGCGTTCGAGCTTCAGCTCGCCGTTGGCGGGGACGTCGAAGGACTTCACCGGCTGCATCTTCTGGTTCTTGGTCTCGTGGAGCGAGACGTCGTCCGAGATGACACTGGTGACCGACGTGAGCTTGTCGGCGGTGTCCCCGGTGTTGGTGATGGTGAGGAAGCCGCCGGCCATGTCCATCACGGGCTGGGGCATGAACGCGCCGCTGACCTTCAGCTGCGGCTTGCCGGCGTCGGCCTTCGCCGGAGCGTCCGAGCCGGAGTCCGAGGAGCAGCCGGTCAGGGTGAGCGCGGCGGCGACGGCTATGGCGGAGAAGGCGGACAGGCTGGTGGTGCGGCGGTTCACGGGGTCTCTCCCTTGATGAGCTTCGGCAGGTCTTTGGCGTAGTCGTCGGAGCTGGTGTTCTCGCCGTACAGGACGTAGCCCTGGTCGGTGGTCGGCGAGAAAGCGATCACCTGCGCTCCATGCATGGAGACGACGTTGCCGTTCTTGTCCTTCGTGGCCGGGTCGATGCCGATGCCGATGGACCGGGCGCCGGCCTGGATGGCCGGGAAGTCACCGGTGAGCCCGATGAACGAGGGGTCCCCGGCGGCGGGCAGCCACTTGCCGAGTTCGGCGGCGGTGTCGCGTTCGGGGTCGGTGGTGACGAAGACGACCTGGAGCTTGTCCTGGTCGGCCTTGGGGAGCTGCTTGCGCGCGATGGCGATGTTGCTCATCGTCATCGGGCAGACGTCGGGGCAGTGGGTGTAGCCGAAGTAGACGAGCGTCGCCTTGCCCTTGGTCCGCTCGCGCAGGTCGAAGCTCTTGCCCTGGGTGTCCGTGAGGACCAGGTCGGGCTTGGCGAACGGCCGGTCGAGGGCGGTGCCCGCCTTGTCGGGGTCGCTGCCGCCGGTGATCTGGGTGACGCCGCTGGCCGTGGCGTCGGTTTTCTTGTCGTCACCGCCGTCGGAGCCGACGACCGCCGTGATGCCGATGGCGGCGGCGATCGCCACCACGGCGATGATCAGCGGGGCGCGACGGCCCGGGCGGCGGCCCTCGCCGCCGCCGGAGCCCCCGGCGCTTCCCGCGTTTCCTGCGCTTCCGGCCGCCTTGACGGCCGGTGGTGTCTTGTCGGACATGTGCGTCTTTCGGTTCGGGGATGAGCGTCAGGCCGAGCGGCGGCGCCCGGCCAGGAGGCCGAAGGCGACTCCGGCGATCCCGACGAGGATGCCGACGACACCGAGCACGCGGGCCGTGGCGTCGGTGCTCGACGTCTCGGAGGCGGCGGTCTCCTGGCGGCCGGCGTCGTCCTTCTCGCCGGCCTTGTCCGCGGCGGTGGCCCCGGGCTTCGCGCCGGCGGCCGCGGCGCCGTGCCCGCCGTCGGCCGGGGCCGACAGCTTCAGGACCGGAGCCGGGTTCTCGGGCTCCGCCGCGCCGTCCGCGGGCTCCTCGATCCAGCGCACGACCTGCTTGTTGTCGTACGTCTGGAGGGCCTTGAGGACGAGCCGGTCGGTGTCCTCGGGGAGCTGGCCGAGGGAGAGCGGGAACTGCTGGAACTGGCCGGGGCCGATCTTCGAACCGTCCGCGGTCCAGGTGACCTTGGTGACGGCGTCGGTGATCTTCTTGCCGTGCAGCTCCAGCGGCTTGGCGAGCTTGGACCGGGTGACGTCGATCTTCCAGCCGGGGACCGGCTGCGGCATCACGGAGGCCAGCGGGTGGTCGGCCGGGAAGTTGATCTCGACCTTGACGGTGGAGGCGTCGTCGCGCTCGTTCGGGACCTTCACGTTGACGGTCGCGTACCCGCCCTGGGCGGCCTCGCCCTGCGGCTGCACGCCGACGTGCGCGGAGGCGGTGCCGGACAGCAGCAGGACGGAGGAGGCGGCGACACCGCCGGCGATGGCGATACGGGACAGAACGGTCCGGTTCAGGACGGCCCGGGACAGAGCTGTGCTCATGGAAGGACTCCACTCGACGGAGGGAACGGGATACGGGAGAGGGGGATGTCCCCGCGGATGCGGGGACGTCCGCGGTCCCACTCCCCGTCCCGTGGGACGTCGCCGAGGCGCTGGAGCGGACCGCGTCAGGCTGCGAGCGCGAGCGCGCAGCGGGCGGCGGCCGGTGGGCCGCGGCGGATCACCGTGTCCGCGAGGGCCACCACCACGGGCGGCGGCGAGGAGTCGAAGGAGGTACGGGCGGGGCCGCGCGGACCGGTGGCCGGAGCGGCCGGCAGACCGGCGAGCAGGGCCCGTACGAAGGAGAGCGCGGCGCGCAGCGAACGGACGAGCGCGCAGCCCGCGACCCCGGCGGCGCCCTCCGCGGACAGCCGCACGAGCCGGCCGAGGGCCAGGTCGCCGCGGCGCAGCAGCCAGCCGGTGGCCAGCGCGGCGAGCAGGTGGCCGAGCAGCATGGGCAGGCTCGGGAGCAGTCCGGCGGCCGGGTCGGCCGCGCCCATGGCGTGGGCCAGGTGCGGGTTCACCCCGCCGGTCGTCGCCCCGCCGGTCATCGCCCCGGTGCCTGTCGCGCCGGTCGCGGCCCCGGAACCGAACGGGCCGATGCCGGCGTCGCCGACGATCCGGGCGGCCTCGGCGGGGCTCAGGTGGACGGCGCCGCGTCCGCAGACCAGGGTGGCGGCGAGCCGAACGAGCGCGTCGTTCGCCCCCGTTCCGGTCCCGGTGCCCTGGCCGAGCGGGCGCTGCCCGAGGCCGAACAGGGCGTGCAGGGCGAGCTGCCCCACGGTGAGGGCGCCGACGACGCTCGGCAGGGAGCGTTCCCGGCCGGTGAAGAGGACGGTGACCCCGAAGACGCCGAGCAGTCCGGCGATCAGCGACCAGGCCGCGATGCCCGCGCAGGCGGCCAGCGCGTGGCCGAGCGCGCCCAGCACGACACAGACCGCGGTGAACACCGCGGCCCTCAGCATGCGTGGCGCGAGCGCGGGGGCAGACATGGCGGGGCCATCATCGCACCAGGCACCTCCCACCGATACGGCAGGTCCGGAAGGTCACTCTTGCGTCGTCCTCGGGCGGTTCGCTCCGCCATACACCGGGGCGGAGCGCGCGGGAATCCGCCGGACGAGCGGACTTCGTCCCCCCGCGTGCTTACGGAGGGTTCCGTTCGGCAATACGTATCGGTATGTCGTGCCGCAGCATGTCGAGCCGCAGCCAGGAGGCTGGAGCATGAGCATCTGGTGGTCCTTCCATCTGCGGCGCGATGCCGCGAGCGTGCCGCTCGCCCGGCGGCTGCTGCTCGGGGCGATGGAGACGGCGGGCGTCGACCCGGACGTCTCGTACGAGCTGTCGGTCGCCCTGACGGAGGCGTGCGCGAACGCCGTCGAGCACGGCGGCCGTCCCCTGAACGGGACCGTGGGCGCGCCGCGCGCCGGCGAGGAGTACCGGGTCACCGCCTATCTCGACGGGGAGACCTGCCGGATCGAGGTGGCGGACTCCGGGCCGGGCTTCCCGGGGGCCCCGGGCCGCTCGCGCGGGTGGCTGCCGGCGCCCGCGGCCCCGGACGCGGAGAGCGGACGGGGGCTGCGGCTGATCGAGGAGCTGGCCGACCACGTCCACTTCGGGCGGACGGGCCGGGGCGGCGCGCTGGTCAGCTTCGACAAGATCGTCAAATGGCGGGCGGACGCTCCGCTCGCGCTCGCCTGACACGGCGCCGGGAAACGCGAAGGCCCGCCCATGCCTGATCGGCACGGGCGGGCCGTGTGCCTGCCGCCGCAGAGGGGTACGGGCTCGCCCCGACGCGCCCCGGAGGAGAACCGAGGCACAAAAAGAAGGATCAGCCCTGGAGGCCGGCCATCCACGCCTCGACGTCCGCGGAGGTGCGCGGCAGCGTCTCCGAGAGGTTCCGGTTGCCGTCGGCCGTGACGAGGATGTCGTCCTCGATCCGGACGCCGATGCCCCGGTACTCCTCCGGCACGGTCAGGTCGTCGGCCTGGAAGTACAGACCCGGCTCGACGGTCAGGCACATGCCCGGCTCCAGCGTCGCGTCGACGTACGTCTCGGTGCGCGCGGCGGCGCAGTCGTGGACGTCCATGCCGAGCATGTGACCGGTGCCGTGCAGGGTCCAGCGGCGCTGGAGGCCCAGCTCCAGGACACGGTCGACCGGGCCCTCGACGAGGCCCCACTCGACGAGCTTCTCGGTGAGCACGCGCTGCGCGGCGTCGTGGAAGTCGCGGTAGTGGGCGCCGGGCTTCACCGCGGCGATGCCCGCCTCCTGCGCCTCGTACACGGCGTCGTAGATCTTGCGCTGGATGTCGGTGAACGTGCCGCTGATCGGCAGCGTGCGGGTGACATCGGCGGTGTAGAGCTCGTTGGTCTCCACACCGGCGTCGAAGAGCAGCAGGTCGCCGGCGCGGACCGGGCCGTCGTTGCGGACCCAGTGCAGGGTGCAGGCGTGCGGGCCGGAGGCGGCGATGGTGCCGTAGCCGACGTCGTTGCCCTCGACGCGGGCGCGCAGGAAGAAGGTGCCCTCGATGTAGCGCTCGCTGGTGGCCTGGGCCTTGTCGAGGACCTTGACGACGTCCTCGAAACCGCGGGCGGTGGCGTCGCAGGCCTTCTGCAGCTCGGCGACCTCGAACGCGTCCTTCACGAGGCGGGCCTCGGAAAGGAAGACCCGCAGCTCCTCGTCCTGCTCGGCGGTGACCTTGTCGGCCAGCGCGGCCTCGATGCCGGCGTCGTGGCCGCGGACGTTGCGGACCGGGCCGGTGGCCTCGGCGAGGTGCGCGGGCAGCTCGCGGACGTCCTTCGCCGGAAGGCCGAGCAGCTGCTCCGCCTCGGCGAGGGAGTGGCGGCGGCCGACCCACAGCTCGCCCTGGCCGTCGAGCCAGAACTCGCCGTTCTCGCGGTTCGAGCGCGGCAGCAGGTAGATCGTCGCCTCGTGGCGGTCCTCGCCGACGACCGGCTCCAGGACGAGCACGCCGTCCTGCGTCTGGTCGCCCGTGAGGTACGCGTACTCGGTGGAGGCGCGGAAGGCGTACTCGGTGTCGTTGGACCGGGTCTTGAGGTTGCCGGCCGGGATCACCAGGCGCTGGCCCGGGAAGCGGGCGGACAGCGCGGCGCGGCGGGCGGCGGTGTGCGCGGCCTGGGCGATCGGCTCGAGACCGTGGAGCTCGGTGTCGGCCCAGCCGGACTGCATGTTCTCGGCCAGCTCGTCGGAGACGCCCGGGTACAGGCCGTTCTTGCGCTGCTTGATCGCCTGCTCTTCGGACTGCTCCGGGGTCTCCGGGGTGTCCGTCGTGAGCTCTTCGGCCACGGGTCTGCCTCCTTTTGGTACGACTCTGAACCATCACCATCGTACGGTCGTGCGGAAGGGGGTCCAGAGGCGGAAGACCTGTTACCGCGCGGCGGCCTGTTTGTCGGCGGTGACGGTTCTCACGCGGTGGTCACGCAGCGCTCGCGGGGTGCGCACAACCTGTTGACGTCCGGCATATGCCAACCCGTGCGCTCTATGCCGTTGATGCGGCTCTATGCCGCATGGTTCGCGCCGTGCGTCACTCGAAGCGGGCGGCGAGCAGCACGACATCGTCGCCCTCGCCGGCCCCACCGGCCACGCCCTCCGCGCCCGGGCGCCGGCCCTCGGGCAGGACGGTCCGCAGGACGTGGTCGGCGACCGCGCCCGGGTCGGCCCGGTCCGCCTTCGGCACGCTCGCGGCCGCCGCGTGCAGCCGCGCGAAGGCCCGGTCGGTGTCGTCGCCGGTACGGCGCAGCAGCCCGTCGGTGTAGAGCAGCACCGTTTCTCCGGGCGCGGGCGACAGCTCCACGCTCGGCGCCTCCCAGCAGGCGAGCATGCCGAGCGGGGCGGACAGCGAGGTCTCCACGAACTCGGTGCGGTGGGCGCCGACGAGCAGCGGCGGCGCGTGGCCGGCGCCGGCGAGGAGGATCCGGCGGGCCCGCGGCTCGCAGTAGGCGAAGAGCGCGGTGGCCGAGCGGGCCGGCTCGGTGAGCCGCAGCAGCAGTTCCAGGTCGGACAGGACGGCGACCGGATCCTCGCCCTCCATCACGGCGTACGCGCGCAGGGAGGCGCGCAGCCGTCCCTTCGCGGCCAGCGCGCCCGGTCCGCCGCCGCTGACGGAGCCGACGGCGAGCCCGAGCCCGCCCTCGGGCAGCGGCAGCGCGTCGAACCAGTCGCCGCCGCCGGGCGCTCCACCGCCGTGTGTTCCGCCGCCGTGTGCTCCGCCGTTCCGCGCGCCGCCGCCGCGGTGCCGGACGGCGAGCTGGACGCCGGGCACCAGGGGGAGCCGGTGGGGCAGGAGTTCCTCGGCGAGGGCGGTGGAGTGGGCGCGGGCGCGCTCGACTTCGAGGAGACGGCCGAGGTGCGCGGTGGCGAGTCCGCCGTACAGACCGACGAGATGGCGCTGGCGTTCGGCGGGCTCGGCGGGTTCGTCGTACAGCCAGACGGCGGCGCCGAGCGTGCCGGTGTCCTGGGTGGCGAGCGGCAGCGCGTAGCTGGCGGCGTAGCCGAGGCGGGCGGCGACCTCGCGGTGCCGCGGGTCGAGATCCCGTGCGGAGCGCAGGTCGGGGACGGCGATCGGGCGGGGCAGGGCGCCTTCGGGCAGCGGGTCGAGCCCGTCGAGGATGCGGCCGTACGAGGTGACGTCGCGCGGCACGGTCTCGATGGTGCCGAGGTCCGCGTGGGCCAGACCGAGGCCGATGGTGCTGGCCGGGCCGAGACCGTCGGCGGGTTCGAGGACGGCCATGCCGCGGCGGGCGCCGACGAGGGAGGCGCCGGCGCGCAGCAGTTCGCGCAGCGCGTCGTCGAGGGAGGCCGTGCGGATCAGGGCCTCGGTGAGGTCGTGGAGCAGGGTGAGATCCGAGACCCAGCCGGCCAGCCGGTCCTGGAGCGGACCGTCACCGGAGAGGGTTCCGGCGGCGGACGGCGGCCCGCCGGGGAGCGGTGGGGGGAGTGG contains the following coding sequences:
- a CDS encoding anti-sigma regulatory factor (ATP binding site [chemical binding];~Anti-sigma regulatory factor (Ser/Thr protein kinas e) [Streptomyces albus J1074];~G-X-G motif;~Histidine kinase-like ATPase domain; pfam13581;~Histidine kinase-like ATPases; This family includes several ATP-binding proteins for example: histidine kinase, DNA gyrase B, topoisomerases, heat shock protein HSP90, phytochrome-like ATPases and DNA mismatch repair proteins; cd00075;~Mg2+ binding site [ion binding];~identified by MetaGeneAnnotator; putative) yields the protein MSIWWSFHLRRDAASVPLARRLLLGAMETAGVDPDVSYELSVALTEACANAVEHGGRPLNGTVGAPRAGEEYRVTAYLDGETCRIEVADSGPGFPGAPGRSRGWLPAPAAPDAESGRGLRLIEELADHVHFGRTGRGGALVSFDKIVKWRADAPLALA
- a CDS encoding serine phosphatase rsbU, regulator of sigma subunit (Serine phosphatase RsbU, regulator of sigma subunit [Streptomyces venezuelae ATCC10712];~Stage II sporulation protein E (SpoIIE); pfam07228;~identified by MetaGeneAnnotator; putative), encoding MAGIDSAVPAPPHTAEPVGAPLPPPLPGGPPSAAGTLSGDGPLQDRLAGWVSDLTLLHDLTEALIRTASLDDALRELLRAGASLVGARRGMAVLEPADGLGPASTIGLGLAHADLGTIETVPRDVTSYGRILDGLDPLPEGALPRPIAVPDLRSARDLDPRHREVAARLGYAASYALPLATQDTGTLGAAVWLYDEPAEPAERQRHLVGLYGGLATAHLGRLLEVERARAHSTALAEELLPHRLPLVPGVQLAVRHRGGGARNGGAHGGGTHGGGAPGGGDWFDALPLPEGGLGLAVGSVSGGGPGALAAKGRLRASLRAYAVMEGEDPVAVLSDLELLLRLTEPARSATALFAYCEPRARRILLAGAGHAPPLLVGAHRTEFVETSLSAPLGMLACWEAPSVELSPAPGETVLLYTDGLLRRTGDDTDRAFARLHAAAASVPKADRADPGAVADHVLRTVLPEGRRPGAEGVAGGAGEGDDVVLLAARFE
- a CDS encoding integral membrane protein (identified by MetaGeneAnnotator; putative;~integral membrane protein [Streptomyces venezuelae ATCC10712]), which codes for MSAPALAPRMLRAAVFTAVCVVLGALGHALAACAGIAAWSLIAGLLGVFGVTVLFTGRERSLPSVVGALTVGQLALHALFGLGQRPLGQGTGTGTGANDALVRLAATLVCGRGAVHLSPAEAARIVGDAGIGPFGSGAATGATGTGAMTGGATTGGVNPHLAHAMGAADPAAGLLPSLPMLLGHLLAALATGWLLRRGDLALGRLVRLSAEGAAGVAGCALVRSLRAALSFVRALLAGLPAAPATGPRGPARTSFDSSPPPVVVALADTVIRRGPPAAARCALALAA
- a CDS encoding xaa-pro aminopeptidase (Aminopeptidase P, N-terminal domain; smart01011;~Prolidase. E.C. 3.4.13.9. Also knownas Xaa-Pro dipeptidase, X-Pro dipeptidase, proline dipeptidase., imidodipeptidase, peptidase D, gamma-peptidase. Catalyses hydrolysis of Xaa-Pro dipeptides; also acts on aminoacyl-hydroxyproline analogs. No action on...; cd01087;~Xaa-Pro aminopeptidase [Streptomyces venezuelae ATCC10712];~identified by MetaGeneAnnotator; putative;~proline aminopeptidase P II; Provisional), which encodes MAEELTTDTPETPEQSEEQAIKQRKNGLYPGVSDELAENMQSGWADTELHGLEPIAQAAHTAARRAALSARFPGQRLVIPAGNLKTRSNDTEYAFRASTEYAYLTGDQTQDGVLVLEPVVGEDRHEATIYLLPRSNRENGEFWLDGQGELWVGRRHSLAEAEQLLGLPAKDVRELPAHLAEATGPVRNVRGHDAGIEAALADKVTAEQDEELRVFLSEARLVKDAFEVAELQKACDATARGFEDVVKVLDKAQATSERYIEGTFFLRARVEGNDVGYGTIAASGPHACTLHWVRNDGPVRAGDLLLFDAGVETNELYTADVTRTLPISGTFTDIQRKIYDAVYEAQEAGIAAVKPGAHYRDFHDAAQRVLTEKLVEWGLVEGPVDRVLELGLQRRWTLHGTGHMLGMDVHDCAAARTETYVDATLEPGMCLTVEPGLYFQADDLTVPEEYRGIGVRIEDDILVTADGNRNLSETLPRTSADVEAWMAGLQG